The Sorangiineae bacterium MSr11954 DNA segment GGGACCGTATCCGGAGGAAGCCCTCTTTTTGAGGCACGCGCCCAGCGAGCGCACCCTCGAGCTCGGGGTCTCCACCTTTTTGATGAACGCGGGCGACAGCGGCGCGCTGGCCGGTGGCTCCATCTTCATGATCGCGGAGCTGCCGGGCGGTGTGTACGTGCGCCCGAAGCTCTCGTACGGACGAAACTTTCGTCCGCTGCAAAGTGTGAACGAGGAGGGCCGCTCCATCGGGACCGCGCGCCTCGATTGGTGCCTGCGCATGCCGGGTTTCTACTTGGAACGACGTGGACTTTCGGTCGATGTATGTGGGGGGGCGGAAGGTGGATTTTTGAACGTAAGCTCCAGCGATACCCGACCTGCGCACACCATGGCGTATGGCGCGTTCGGCCCCGGGCTTGGCCTGCGAGGCGAGTTTGCAAACGATTTCGTAGCCGAGGTGCGCGTCGAAGGGCTGATGCGCATCGCCGAGGGGCTCCCCATCGGAGGTCGCGCCGAAATGGCGATCACGTGGAGGGCGCGATGATAAAATTGCACGCGATGTCAGGTTCTGCCGAGTCACCGAAGGAGGCCGATGTGAGTGGACGCTTGCTTTCCCTTTCCCCACCGCTCGCGCAGGCCGCAGAGGCCGTAGACGTCGATGAACTCGCGCCAGAGTCCGAGGTGCAGAGGCCACGTCAGTCGGGCATCGATCTGAGCTTCCGCGCCCTCTACGAAAAAGAGGTCGACTTCATCTGGCGCAACCTGCGACGGCTCGGTGTCCCCGAGGCCGATCTCGAGGACAAGACCCAGGAGGTCTTCGTCGTCGCGCACCGGCGTTTCGCCGAGTTCGTCGATCGCGGCTTCGGCGCGCGCGCGTGGCTCTTTCAAATCGCCCTGCGCGTCGCGGCCGATACGCGACGCCATCGCCGGCGCCACCCGGAAGACGCCGACGGCGGTGCGGCCATGGCCCGTCAATCCATCGAAGCGGATCAAACGGGCTCGATCTCGCGCCGCGAACGACTCGCTCGCCTCGATCGCGCGCTCGCCAGCATCCAACTCGAGAAGCGCGCGGTCCTCGTCCTCTACGAGATCGAGGAGCAGACGGCCCCCGAGATCGCTCGCGCGCTCGGAATCTCCGTGAACACCGTGTATTCGAGGCTCCGTGTTGCGCGGGCCGAACTCGAGCTGGCGCTCAAACGCGAGCTCTCTGTGCGAGGTGGAGTATGAGCCGCGATCTTTCTCACGACACCCGCGAGCTCCTCGTGCTCGCGCGGGGGGACGCACCAACACCCAAGGCGCGCGACGCGATGTGGGATAGCCTCGAGAAAGCCATCCTGCCCGCGACCGCCGTCGGCCTCGGAACGGCCGCCGTCGCCGCCTCGAAGCCCCTCGCGGCCGTCGCCACCAACCCCACGGCATGGCATCCCGTGGCCGTTGCGGCGACCAAACCCGTAGCCCTCGCAGCCCCCACCGTCGCTGCGGCCGCGCCGACGACGGCCGCCTCGTGGCTCACGGCCGCTGCCGCCGTGAAGGTGGGGATCGGCGCCGTGCTCGGAACGGCGGTCGCCATCACGGTGGCCGTCTCCGCCATGCACAAAGCGCCCAAGCTCGCCGATGACGTGGTGGAGTCGCACCCGGCCGTCGTCGCGGGCGACGAAGGCGCCGCCCTCGCGCCGCCGTCGTTCCCCGCGTCGTTCTCGGGGACGGCCGCTCCTTCGCCGCCCCCTGCCCCGCCGACGACCAAGGAGGCCCGCGCCTTCCGCGCCTTCCCGCGCGCGGCGCTCACCAACCACGCCACGTCGGACGACACGCTCCTGCGCGAAGCTTCGCTCGTCGGCGAAGCGCGCAGCGCCTTGCTCCGCGGCGATCCGCAGACCGCGCTCGTCTCGGTCCAAGCCGCGCGCCGCGAAGGCCGCAACTTGGAGCCCGAGGAGCTCTCCATCGAAGCGCGCGCCCTGCGAGCGCTCGGTCGTGAGAGCGAGGCCGCGGCGCTCGACGGTACCCTGCGAGCGCGTTACCCGAATAACGCGCTGGCGCGGTAAGCGTTATCCCATCCGTTTATATTTTCCTTATTTTCCGCGGAAATTTGGCTTCCGCTTCGCGGCGAAAGCTTCGAGCGCCTCACGGCGATCCTCGCTTACGAGCACGGTGTCGTAACTGACTTTTTCCAGCTCGAGACCGAGCTCCAAGCTCGTGTCGAGCGCGCGATCGATCGCCTGCAGGGCCGCAGCTTGCGCCAGCGGAGCGCCGTTCGAGATGGGCTCGATCCACGCGAGCACGTCGCCCAAGAGGTCCGTGCCCGCGGGCACCACGCGGTTGACGAGCCCCCACCCGAGCGCCTCCTCCGCCGTGAGACGCCGCGCGAGGAGGATCATCTCCTTGGCGCGCGCCTCCCCCACGATGCGCGGCAAACGCTGCGTTCCCCCCGCGCCCGGGATGATCCCGAGCGACGTCTCGGGGAGCGACAAGGTCGCGTGCGCCGCGGCCACGCGCAGATCGCAGAGCAGCGCCAGCTCGAGCCCCCCGCCGAACGCCCCGCCGTTGATGGCGGCGATCACCGGCTTGGGCGATCGCCCGAGCTCCCCCAGCTCGGTGCGATACAGCTCGAGCTGTTTGCGCACGTCGTTCTCGTCCATCTTCTGGCGCTCTTTGAGATCGGCGCCCGCGCAAAACACCTTGTCGCCGGCGCCGGTCACCACGATGGCGCGCACCGAATCGTCGGCGACCGCCTCGCGCGTGAGCCGCCCGAAGGAGAGGATGGTCTCGCGCGACAAGCTGTTCATCCGCTCGGGGCGATCGATGGTGAACACGATCACGCCCCCGTGGCGGCTCACCGAAATCGGCGCGCGCCCCGCGCCCTCCGTTTGCCCTGCTCCTCCGGCCTGCGCCGCTTGCTCGCTCATCGCCCCCTCCGTACCGGCTTGCTCTTCGCCTTGGCCTTCGACACCGCGTGCACCACCTTCGCGGGCTTCGCCTTCAGCGGCTTCGCCGGCGCGCTGGCGCCGTTCGATTTCGTTGCCGAGGCAACGGGTTTATCGGCCGGCCCGCGCGTGCCCGACGCATCGCCCAGCCTCGCCTCGATCTGCGCCAGGCGCGCCTTCAGCTCGGTGTGCTCGTTCTGCACCTTCTCCAGCTCCTCGCGCACCTGCTCGACGGCCCGCTTCGATTCGCCGCCCAGATCGCGCAGCACCTCGCGGATGCGCCTTCGCACGCGCGGATCGAGATCGACCTCGAGCCGCGCCCGCAACGCTCCGCGCGCCTTGGTATCGCCCAGATCCGCGAGCGCGCGCGCCACGTCGACGCGCAAGTGCGGGTCGGAGTCGTCGAGCAAATCTTCGAGGGCTTCGCGGGCCTTGCGGTCGGCGGCGACCTTGGGCAGCGCCAGGATCGCCGCGCGCCGGGCGCGGGTGGAGTGACCGTAGCGGGTGCGCGACAGCAAGTGCGGAACCGCGCGATCGTCGCGGAGCGAGGCCAGGCCGTCGATGGCGCCGACCCGGATCACGTCGGCCCACGAGGGGCGCTCGATGACGTCGAGCAACGTGTCGTACGCGGGCGGCTGCTTCGTGTGGCCCAGCGCGCGCGCCGCCTCCGCCTCCACCAGGTAGCTCTCGTCGCGCAGCGCCTTGGGGCGCAGCACCTCCACCGCCTTGGCCGTGCGGAACCGGCCGAGCGCCCGCACCACCGCGCGGCGCACCTTGGGGTGCTTGGTGTCGGCGTGCGCCGCGAGCAGATCGAATGCCGCGTTCGCGCGGATGTCGCCCAGCGCTTCGGCGGCCGCGGCCCGCACGGCCCAGAACTCCGCCTCGTCCGCGAGCCGCTCGCCCAGCGCTGCGATGGTGACGGGATCGTCGTTCTTCGCGAGCGCGTTGGCCGCGAGCCATCGCCCGCGCGCGCTCTCGGCCTTCACCAGCTGCGTGCGCAGCATGTCGCCCGGCACCTTGAGGGTCACCTGGCCGAGCACCCGCATCTCGGGGTCGACCACCACGAAGCTGGGACGCTCCTCCACCGGGAGGGTGAACGTCTCCGAGCGCTGGGTCACGCGCAACGTCTCGCGGTAGACCCGGCCTTCGGCGTCGACCCGCGCGAGCTGCAGAGGGAACTCGAACACGTTCGGCACGTCGTCGGTGGCCGACTGCGTTTGCTTCACGGTGACCGAGAGCACCTTCTTGTCCCAGGCGAGGCTCACCTCGAGCTCGGGGTGCCCGGGGCGGTAAATCCACTGATCGAACAGCTGCCCCAAGCTACGGCCGCTCACCTCCTCGAGGGCGCGCAACAGATCGCGCGTCTCCACCACGCCATGGGCGTGCCGTCGGAGGTAGTTGCCGACGCCGCGCCAGAAGAGCGTATCGCCGATCTCGCGCCGGAGCAGGTGCAGCACCAGGCCGCCCTTCTCGTACAGGTGGCGATCGAACAGATCGAGCGGCGCGTCGTAGGTCTGGTACACGACGGGCCGGCGGTAACGCCCCGCGGCCTCGCCCAAGTACGCGTCGAGATCGCCCTTGACGGCGACCTCGTACTCGTCGCGCCCCAGGAGCTTCTCGCGCCAGACGTGCTCCATGAAGGTGGCGAAGCCTTCGTTGAGCCACCCTTCGGACCAATCGCGGCACGTGACGTAGTCGCCGAACCACTGGTGGGCCAGCTCGTGGGCGATCAGGTCGTCGGACGTCACGTCGATGCGCGCGCGCTCGTCGAGCAAGATGTGCTCGTACATGGTGGTGGCGGTGGTGTTCTCCATGCCGCCGAAGATGAAGTCGCTCACCACGATCTGCGCGTACTTGTTCCACGGGTACGGCACCCCCGTGAGCTCGGCGAAGTAGCGCACCATCGCGGGCGTGTTGCCGAAGGTGGCGAGGCCATCGGCTTCGCGGCCCTTGGGGACCAAGTACGTGAGCGGCACCCCGGCCACCTCGTCGGTGAGCTCGGAGAACTCGCCCGCGACCAAGGTGAGAAGATAACTCGGGTGCGGGGCGTTCATCTTCCAATGAAAACGCCAGGGTCCTTCGTCCGGGGTCTCCTTCGCGAGGAGCTCACCGTTGGAGAGCACACCGTTTCCGTTCGGGACGGTGACGATCATCTCCGTGGTCATCTTCACGTGCGGCTTGTCGTGGCACGGTAGAAAATGCCGGGCGTCCTCCTCCTGGCATTGGCTCCAGACCTGACGCGGCCTCTGCGGAACGTGCTCGTCCGGCTCGAGGAAATAAAGTCCGCGGCGAGGGGTGGCCCGGTACGTGATGGCCACGTCGCCGGACTCGAGGGACCCTGGGATGGCGATCCGCAGGATGCTTCCATCGTAAACGTAGGGGCTCGCGGCGCCGTCGACGGTCACCGACTTCAGGTCGAACCCGATGGCGTCGAGCAGGATCTCCGTGGCCACGGGGTCGACCCGGCGCAGGCTCAAGGTCGCCGTGCCGGCGACGCTCTTGCTCGCGAAATCGAGATCGAGGTCGAGTTTCAGATGGTCGACCGCAAAGGGGCGATCGCGCTCGAAGTGGCGCTGGGTACCGCTCAAAGCGAACGGACGGGCACCTTTCTCGGCGGCGTAGGATGCAGCGGCGGCCGATTCAGACATGGAATCAAGGTTGCGAAATCCACAGCCGCAACCGGCATGAACGCGGGATTCGAAAGGCATCGGTCGGGAGGGTTCCATAGACCCACCCCCTCGGGGAAGCTTAATCCGGGCATGCCAGGGCAAGCGCAACGGCCGGTCTGTGCTATGAGCCCCCCGTCGATGCGTATTGCCGTTCTTGCGTGGTCCGTGCTGGCGACCTCACTTTGTGTTCTCTCGAGTGTGCCAGCCCGCGCCGACGTCAAACACGTGGTCGCGCGGGGGCATACGTTGGACGCCATCGCGCGGCGGTACCACGTGCCGCAGAAGGCCATCATCGACGCCAACCACCTGCACGATCCCAAACACCTGCGGGTCGGCGAAACGCTCGTCATTCCCGGGGTGCAGGCGCCGCAATCGGCGTCACAGCAATCTCACACCGGCGCCCCTGCAACCACCAAAGGCGCGGGCGACAAGGCCAAGGCCGGCAAGCCGCAGAAGCCGCCCACGTACGCCATGGCCCCGCGCACGCCGGGCGTCATCCACGCGTCCCGCCTGGCGACCAGCGAAGACTTCACGATTCGGGTGGCCGACCGACGCGGTCGCACCTCGCCCACCGCGCTCAAGTCGTTCGAGCGCCTTTTGCGCAGCGCAGGAAACCAGAGTCACGCCATCGAGCCCCGATTGGTCGCCCTGGTCGGTGTGGTGTCCAACCATTTTGGCAGCCGCAAGCTCGAGGTCATCAGCGGCTTCCGGCCCTACTCGCCGACGCAGCACACGGCGCACTCCAACCACAACGCCGGCAAGGCCATCGATTTTCGCGTCTTGGGCGTCCCCAACGAGGTGCTGCGCGACTTTTGCCGCACGTTGAAGAACGTGGGCGTCGGCTACTACCCGAACAGCACCTTCGTGCACCTCGACGTGCGCGCCCTGCCCGCCTACTGGATCGACTATTCGAAGCCCGGCGAGCCCCCGCGCTACAATTCCCCCAACGTCGAGGCCGACGAAGGAACCAGCGACGTAGGCGCCGAGATCCACGCCGCGCTCGGGAGCGATCCTGCGAGTCCCAGCACGGGCTCCGGGGCCGGGGCCAGCGATGCGGGCGCCGCCCCCACCCCGCCGGCCGCATCCAGCACGCCGTAAGGAACCACGCGAGGAGCAGCGAGCTCATCACCGTGAACGCCTGCGCCCTGGTCGAGCGGCCAGCCGGGTGGTTTCAAGCCCTACCGGTTGGCAAGAGAGCCCTGGGTGCATCCTTTTCGGGTGGGTAGCTGCCGACCCTCTTAACCCTTCGAGGAATCGGCCGGTGGGTCAGCCATACATGGGTGCGGGTCGACCTCTTACCCTCTTCCATCCTACGAAAACATGGGGAAATCTTGAGGGCAACAGTGGTGGCATAGTCCGCGCATCACGTTGACGTTTCCAATGGATTCCCTCGGAATGACCACCTCCGAAGCTACCGTGCACGTCGCACGGGATCACGCTTCGCCTTCGAGCCCGCAGGCTTGCCGGAACGAGGCTGCCGCGTGTGAAGCGCACCAAGTAGGTCCCGAGCTCGACGACGACATTCCGCCACCACCGGAGAGCGAGCAGCGCGTTCGCACGAAGAAGCGCTCACGGCGCCGCGGTGGCAAGCGGCGCATGCGCGGCAACAACCGCGAGCGCGCCGATCGGGCCGCGAAGGAGATCCGTCGGTACTTGCCGATCGTGCACCAGATGGTGACGCGTCTTCTGGTGAAGGTGCCCTCCAATGTGCTCCGCGAGGACCTGATCGCCGCGGGCACATTCGGGCTCCTTGCCTCCATCCGCCGGGATGGCGCGGTGCGCAGCCCGACCTTCGAGTGGTACGCGCGCGTGCGCATCCGCGGCGCCATCATGGACGAGCTCCGGAACCAGGACTGGCTGTCGCGCCGCGCCCGGCGCGAGGTGCACAACGTCTACGGCGATCCGCTCCCCTCGGAGCGCTGCGCCTTCGTGGGCTTCGACGATTTGACGGGCGGGCTTCAATCCGTCTTCAACGCCGACGTGAGCCCGCCCACCCCGCTCGAGGTGATGGAGGCCGACCAAAAGCGCAGCGCGCTCAAGTCGGCCCTGAAGACGCTCTCCGAGCGCGAGCGGCATATCCTTTTTCTGCACTACTTCCAGGGCGAGCAGTTCAAGACCATCGCCGAGACGCTCGGCGTCAGCTTGCCGCGGGTGTCGCAGCTCCACTGGCGCGCCGTCTCCAAGTTGCGCGAGGTGCTCTCGGCGATGGCGGCGTAGTTTCGGCGGCGTCGCCGTGCGTTTCGGTGGCGGGCGCCGTGCGTTTTGGCGGCGGTGCGTTTCGGCGGCGGGCGCCGTGCGTTTTGGCGGCGGGCGCCGTGCGTTTTGGCGGCGGTGTGTTTCGGCGGCGGGCGCCGTGCGTTTTGGCGGCGGTGCGTTTCGGTGGCGGGCGCCGTGCGTTTTGGCGGCGGTGCGTTTTGGCGGCGGGCGCCGGGATTACCACTGCAGCGCCATGTGCTTTGGCGAGGGTGGGGGCTTGGACGGTAGGAAGAGCCAGAGTCCGATGGCCGAGACGACGGCGACGGCGCCGATGCTCACGAAGACGGTGGAGACGTTGCCCGAGGTGATGGCCGACTGGCGCAGCTCGTAGCCCTTGTCGTCGCATACGTTGCCGGCGCAGTTGGGATCGGCGTCTCCATTTTGCGAAATGGAGCGAACGCCAAAGTATGCGCCGATGCCCAAAGCGGCCAGGCCGACGGCGCCCACGACGAGGGGCACGGCGACGGGGCGCGTGGGGGGCTCGGGTGCAGGGGCTCGGGCGAACGAGATGGGACGCTTCGCGGGCGGCGAGGCGGAAGGGGCGGTGGCGGTCTTCTCCGGTGGAAGATCGGAGATGATGATCTCCGTTCTTTGCCCTTCGTGCTGCACGTGAACGGTGCGTCGAAATTCGTCGCGCCCCATCGCCGAGGCGACGATCTCGTGAGCGCCAGGATCGGTGGGGATGGGTACGCCCCACTGCGCCGTGTTGACGAGGTTTCCGTCGAGGTACACGCTCCGTGGAGAGACGGGCTCGGTGGAGGGCGCGGGCTGCGCGACGACGATCGTCAAGTACGCGATGCGCGGCTCCAGCGCCTTTGCGCGGGCGCGGGCCACGCGTTCGCGCTCCGGCTGGCCAGACGCCTGGGTGGCGGCGACGACCTCGCCATAGGTGGACCACGCGGAGGCGATACGGCCTTGCGCCTCGTAGCACATGGCGAGGTTGAACGCGGTGCCGATGCCCGGATCGAGGGCGCGGCTTCGTTCGAACTTGGGGCACGCGAGGTCGTAGTTTCCGGCGGCCATCAGCTCACGCCCCTCTTTGAACAGCGCCTCGGCCGCCGCACGATCCTCGGCCCATGCCGGACGTGACAGCGGTGACAGGAGCGCCAAGACGAGCACCGGCGTCGCGATGCGCGCGATGCGCTTCGTGCGACGGCGAAGGGTCGAGCTAGTGCGGCTCATCGAACAAATGCCCCGGATCGAGCTCGGAGGGTGCCAAGGGTGAGGACGCAACGGGTGCCGGAGCCACGGGTGCCCGGGCAACCGGCGGGAGCTCCGACGGAGGCGGCGACGCGGAGGAAACGTGCGCCACCTTGGCGGCCGCGCGGCTCGGCGGAACGGCCGCCCGCACCGTTCGGGGAGCGCGCTGTGCCGGTATCAAGGCGCTCTCCTCGCGCGTGGGTATCGAAGACGTCTCGGGCGACGCGACCGCCGTCGACGCGATGGGCGCCGGCGCAGGTGTCGCGGCCCCAGGCGAGGCCGGCGCGCTCGCCGAAACGGCCACCACCGGCACGGATTTCTCGTCCATCGCGTCGCGATCCCACCGATTGACGAAGAGCGCCGAAAGAACGACGACCGATGCGGCCCCCGCCGCGACCGTCGCCATCGACCTTCGCCTCCAGGCGAACGGCCGCGCAAGCCCCGCGAAAAACGCCGGCACCGTGCCCGTTCGAACCTGCTCCGGCTGCATCACGGCCACGATGCGCTCGAGCGACCGCCGCCCCCGGCGCGACGCAAACGGCGCCAGCGCGTGGGCGAGGGTGGCGACATTGGGCAGGCGATTCGATGGCGACTTTTCGAGACAGCGCGCGATCACGCGCTCGAGCGCCGGCGGAACGTCGCTGCGGAAGCGGCGGAGGGTGACGGGAGCGTCCTCGAGGATCGATCGCGTCACCTCGTCGAGCGACTCGCCCGCGAACGCCGCGCGGCCGGCCAGGAGCTCGTACACGATGGTGCCCAGCGACCAAATGTCCGCCCGCGCGTCGACGTGGCGGGCCGACGCGATTTGCTCGGGCGCCATGTACGAGGGCGAGCCCAGTCGGGCGTCCGTTCCGGTGAGGTATCCCACGGGCCCCACCATCGACCGCGCCCGCTCGATGCGCCCCGAAAAAGGCGCCCCATCGACCCCCCGTCGCGCGTTCCCGGGCAGATCGCACGTCTCCAACGTGGTGTCGGCCGTCACGGGCGACAGACTGTCCTCATTCGAGCTCGAATCACGGCGAACGAGCCGCTCCGGCGCGCACGCACCCGGTGCGGGTGACGCGATGGACGAGAGCGCCGCGACCCGCGAATCGCCGTCGCGCGTCATCATTTTCGACACGCCAAAGTCCAAGACTTTGACGCACGAGGAGCCATCCACCCGATGTGTTTGGAACAGATTCGCCGGCTTGAGATCGCGATGCACGATGCCCAGCGCGTGCGCTTCCACCAACGCTTCGCACGCCTGAAGCACGACATCGGTCGCCGCCTCCACCGCGAGAGGCCCGTCGCACGCCAGCAATGTCGCGAGATCGCGCCCCCGCAAGCGCTCCATGACGATGTAGGGCGACCCATCGTCCAAGACGCCCACATCGAAGACGCGCGCCACGTGCTCGCTGCGGATCGAGCGGGCGGCGCGGGCTTCGCGCATCAAGCGCTCCGCCGAGCGTCCCGAAACGATGCGGTCCGCGCGCAGAAGCTTGATCGCCACCTCGTCCTGCAGATGAACGTGGAACGCGGAGACCACGACCCCCATCCCCCCCGAGCCAAGGACCTGATCGACCCGATATTTGCCCGCGAGCATCGCTCCAGGGCTCGGGACTTTTCGGGCTTCCAGCTCCATGAAACGTATACAGCGTGCGGTTCATGGCCGCGCTTGGCAATGGGCGCGCGCCGGAAAACGCGCGCCGCCTACGGTGTGCGCGCTACGGTGTGCGCGCGGATGTCGTGCGATCGGCGACCGCCGAGAGGGCATCGAAGCGAAAGCCCCGCGGCTTGAGCGGGCGTCCCATTCCATAGAGGACCGACGTCTCGTAGCGGGCGCGGGGCGGGGACGATGTTCCAGCGCGATCGAAGAGGGGTTGGTCGTGCGCGCCGCGATCGAGCGAAACGGCGCGCGTGCAGCCGGCGCGACGCAGGGCATCGGCGAGCGGAAGGTCGTTCGCGAAGGTGCCCTTGGCGACGAGGACGCGGCCCTCGGGCGTCATTCCGAGAACGGCGCGTGCGGCGTGCGCGGCGTGATGGCCGGCGGCGCTCGGGAGCACGGTGCCCTCGTCGAGCACGAGCGGGAGCTCCGCCATGTCCACGTTGGTGCCGAGCGGCCCCGCCTCGGACGCTTTGACGATGGATAGCTGCCCCTCGCTCGAGGCGACCAAGAGCGCAGAATCGCTCTCGCCGCGCACGGGGAGCACCGTCTTTCCGCCGGTGGCCAGGCCGCGCGGGTGCTTCTCCAGCGAGCTCCCGAGGGAGAGCGCGAAGAGCACGCGCTCGGCGTCGTCCGGCTCGAGCTCGGTCAATGGCGAGGTGCCCGTCTTCGAATCGGGCTCCTTGTTTCCGGCGCGGATGCGGAAGCGCGCGCGGCGGGCCTCGATGTCCACCAGCTCGACCTGCGCGCCCTTGGCCTCGACCTTGGTTTCCCAGATGGCTGCGAGCCACGAGGGGGCCGGCTGCGTGCCGTCGTTCGGTCGCCATGCGACAGCCGAGCCCTCGACGGCGGGCGGCGTGGGATCGCGCTGGAGCACGTAGAAGAAATCTTTGGCCGCATAATCGATATACCGATCTTGCGAGATTTCCATTTCGCTCGAGAGGATCTCGGAGCGGAACTTGTGGGCCTTGAGGTCCTCGATGCGCGTGAACAAGAAGCCCGTGTGGTGCGGGTTCATGTCGAGGTGCATGCCGTAGATGCACCCGGCCATCTTCATGCCCTTGGCCAGCACCGTCGCGCTCACGTCCCCGCCCCACGCGTAAATGAGGTGCCCCGCTTCGGTGATGCAGATGCCCGAGCGCTCCGTCTGGGTGCCGTTGCCGGGCAACGTGTAGCCCCAGAGCGCGCGCTTGGTCGGGTTGATCTCGCCGCGATCGAGCAGCGGATCGAGGTTCTGCCGGAAGGACTCGATGTCGGCGTCGGCCACGCCATGGATGCCGGTGACCTCGGTGGTGTTGCCCCACGTGCCCATGCCGGTGCGGCCATCGCTGAGCACGACCACCGTGGCGGCGCCCGGCTGCGGCGGAAGGAGCACGCGCTTGCGCACCATCATGCCGTAGCTTCCGTGCTCGGTCTTGAACGCACCGTTGAACGCGGCCACCACGCGGGTGGAGATGGCCGGATCGCGCGGGATGCGCCCGGGCCCATGGCCGCCCGTGAGCGGCTTCGGATCTTCGGTCCCCGCCTCCATCTGCAGATCGAGCTGGCGCATATCCATGGCCACGAGGAGCACGGAGGCATACGGGCGCTGCTCGTCCGGGCGCACGAAGGCGCGAACGAAGGGGACCGGCGCGGAGGTGCCTTCGGCGCGCTCGGCCTGGGCGGCCTTCTTCATCCACGGCAGCTTGGGGACTTGCCAGAC contains these protein-coding regions:
- a CDS encoding RNA polymerase sigma factor encodes the protein MSGRLLSLSPPLAQAAEAVDVDELAPESEVQRPRQSGIDLSFRALYEKEVDFIWRNLRRLGVPEADLEDKTQEVFVVAHRRFAEFVDRGFGARAWLFQIALRVAADTRRHRRRHPEDADGGAAMARQSIEADQTGSISRRERLARLDRALASIQLEKRAVLVLYEIEEQTAPEIARALGISVNTVYSRLRVARAELELALKRELSVRGGV
- a CDS encoding enoyl-CoA hydratase-related protein, producing MSEQAAQAGGAGQTEGAGRAPISVSRHGGVIVFTIDRPERMNSLSRETILSFGRLTREAVADDSVRAIVVTGAGDKVFCAGADLKERQKMDENDVRKQLELYRTELGELGRSPKPVIAAINGGAFGGGLELALLCDLRVAAAHATLSLPETSLGIIPGAGGTQRLPRIVGEARAKEMILLARRLTAEEALGWGLVNRVVPAGTDLLGDVLAWIEPISNGAPLAQAAALQAIDRALDTSLELGLELEKVSYDTVLVSEDRREALEAFAAKRKPNFRGK
- a CDS encoding HEAT repeat domain-containing protein, which codes for MSESAAAASYAAEKGARPFALSGTQRHFERDRPFAVDHLKLDLDLDFASKSVAGTATLSLRRVDPVATEILLDAIGFDLKSVTVDGAASPYVYDGSILRIAIPGSLESGDVAITYRATPRRGLYFLEPDEHVPQRPRQVWSQCQEEDARHFLPCHDKPHVKMTTEMIVTVPNGNGVLSNGELLAKETPDEGPWRFHWKMNAPHPSYLLTLVAGEFSELTDEVAGVPLTYLVPKGREADGLATFGNTPAMVRYFAELTGVPYPWNKYAQIVVSDFIFGGMENTTATTMYEHILLDERARIDVTSDDLIAHELAHQWFGDYVTCRDWSEGWLNEGFATFMEHVWREKLLGRDEYEVAVKGDLDAYLGEAAGRYRRPVVYQTYDAPLDLFDRHLYEKGGLVLHLLRREIGDTLFWRGVGNYLRRHAHGVVETRDLLRALEEVSGRSLGQLFDQWIYRPGHPELEVSLAWDKKVLSVTVKQTQSATDDVPNVFEFPLQLARVDAEGRVYRETLRVTQRSETFTLPVEERPSFVVVDPEMRVLGQVTLKVPGDMLRTQLVKAESARGRWLAANALAKNDDPVTIAALGERLADEAEFWAVRAAAAEALGDIRANAAFDLLAAHADTKHPKVRRAVVRALGRFRTAKAVEVLRPKALRDESYLVEAEAARALGHTKQPPAYDTLLDVIERPSWADVIRVGAIDGLASLRDDRAVPHLLSRTRYGHSTRARRAAILALPKVAADRKAREALEDLLDDSDPHLRVDVARALADLGDTKARGALRARLEVDLDPRVRRRIREVLRDLGGESKRAVEQVREELEKVQNEHTELKARLAQIEARLGDASGTRGPADKPVASATKSNGASAPAKPLKAKPAKVVHAVSKAKAKSKPVRRGR
- a CDS encoding DUF882 domain-containing protein yields the protein MRIAVLAWSVLATSLCVLSSVPARADVKHVVARGHTLDAIARRYHVPQKAIIDANHLHDPKHLRVGETLVIPGVQAPQSASQQSHTGAPATTKGAGDKAKAGKPQKPPTYAMAPRTPGVIHASRLATSEDFTIRVADRRGRTSPTALKSFERLLRSAGNQSHAIEPRLVALVGVVSNHFGSRKLEVISGFRPYSPTQHTAHSNHNAGKAIDFRVLGVPNEVLRDFCRTLKNVGVGYYPNSTFVHLDVRALPAYWIDYSKPGEPPRYNSPNVEADEGTSDVGAEIHAALGSDPASPSTGSGAGASDAGAAPTPPAASSTP
- a CDS encoding sigma-70 family RNA polymerase sigma factor, which encodes MTTSEATVHVARDHASPSSPQACRNEAAACEAHQVGPELDDDIPPPPESEQRVRTKKRSRRRGGKRRMRGNNRERADRAAKEIRRYLPIVHQMVTRLLVKVPSNVLREDLIAAGTFGLLASIRRDGAVRSPTFEWYARVRIRGAIMDELRNQDWLSRRARREVHNVYGDPLPSERCAFVGFDDLTGGLQSVFNADVSPPTPLEVMEADQKRSALKSALKTLSERERHILFLHYFQGEQFKTIAETLGVSLPRVSQLHWRAVSKLREVLSAMAA
- a CDS encoding protein kinase is translated as MELEARKVPSPGAMLAGKYRVDQVLGSGGMGVVVSAFHVHLQDEVAIKLLRADRIVSGRSAERLMREARAARSIRSEHVARVFDVGVLDDGSPYIVMERLRGRDLATLLACDGPLAVEAATDVVLQACEALVEAHALGIVHRDLKPANLFQTHRVDGSSCVKVLDFGVSKMMTRDGDSRVAALSSIASPAPGACAPERLVRRDSSSNEDSLSPVTADTTLETCDLPGNARRGVDGAPFSGRIERARSMVGPVGYLTGTDARLGSPSYMAPEQIASARHVDARADIWSLGTIVYELLAGRAAFAGESLDEVTRSILEDAPVTLRRFRSDVPPALERVIARCLEKSPSNRLPNVATLAHALAPFASRRGRRSLERIVAVMQPEQVRTGTVPAFFAGLARPFAWRRRSMATVAAGAASVVVLSALFVNRWDRDAMDEKSVPVVAVSASAPASPGAATPAPAPIASTAVASPETSSIPTREESALIPAQRAPRTVRAAVPPSRAAAKVAHVSSASPPPSELPPVARAPVAPAPVASSPLAPSELDPGHLFDEPH